The Actinomycetota bacterium genome includes a window with the following:
- a CDS encoding TlpA family protein disulfide reductase, which translates to MAVVDRPETKTESSGVMVRRSALAVAAVGMLALAACGGGGGEPTASEGCDGAGELGAGDRTTVQPLAPLTGGDPLPQAALPELDGDGCLTTDDLRGQPAIINFWATWCPFCVEEMPDLEQVHQEVGSQVRFVGVDREDAADKARDLAAATGVTYELVEDRDGSFFRAVQGRGMPTTLFVDAEGTIVHRHAGPVTAEELRALIQEHLDV; encoded by the coding sequence GTGGCTGTCGTTGACCGCCCCGAGACCAAGACCGAGAGCAGCGGGGTGATGGTGAGGCGGAGCGCGCTGGCGGTCGCGGCGGTCGGGATGCTCGCGCTGGCCGCCTGCGGTGGCGGTGGTGGCGAACCGACCGCGTCCGAGGGCTGCGACGGTGCGGGCGAACTCGGCGCTGGAGACCGCACGACGGTGCAGCCCCTGGCACCGCTCACGGGTGGCGATCCGTTGCCGCAGGCCGCGTTGCCGGAGCTCGACGGAGACGGCTGCCTCACCACCGACGACCTGCGAGGCCAGCCTGCGATCATCAACTTCTGGGCCACGTGGTGCCCCTTCTGTGTCGAGGAGATGCCCGATCTCGAGCAGGTCCATCAGGAGGTGGGGAGCCAGGTCCGTTTCGTCGGCGTCGATCGCGAGGACGCCGCCGACAAGGCACGGGACCTGGCGGCGGCGACGGGGGTCACCTACGAGCTCGTCGAGGACCGGGACGGCAGTTTCTTTCGGGCGGTCCAGGGCCGCGGCATGCCGACGACGCTGTTCGTGGACGCCGAGGGCACCATCGTCCACCGCCACGCGGGACCCGTCACCGCCGAGGAGCTGCGGGCCCTGATCCAGGAGCATCTCGACGTCTGA